From a single Miscanthus floridulus cultivar M001 chromosome 8, ASM1932011v1, whole genome shotgun sequence genomic region:
- the LOC136476945 gene encoding uncharacterized protein, whose protein sequence is MEILGKGSGWCFCSRGAKLERIKSSLLAAKGAAVAAVSFPSGGGGGGGGGGGGAGGKGGSGFLIHRGLLLTTHGTIPSAAAAGIAEVRLSHGRLLARLVPQRFFITSSILDLTIVGLDVVDDDLSSHGQQPHFLKTCLNPSLDLGSTVLLLGHNRNDLAVGEGKVVIATDNIIKFSVDEVLWHPGSAGFDMHGNLAFMVCDPMKIAPSTPNGYAAASSTALCTSKKDVPTQFGIPIPAVCEWLKQHWNGRLEDVSKPMMTPARLTTSGERSGRSSLGHLRYIKSTEVEGGDVLSSSQMPPRPTWQHGACSSASAKISHGEKDSIGSHSFHGQHELTSKICKPQKEQVTSLVEHSRSIRLPLPLKQMMPDENKNEANRQAPHRTQPSNVQMNCGTLHNVAYQENCWSEVQSSSSPLAISELGDEKNGFSSGEETMYSAETRESRNIPSPKEKKTEMVGRSQSFVNHSKWDSPKSVESSRGFPSKSQTFIPLRKPHLQAAAISQKSQDYFSPTVSSNMKKRNLSQTPMKPRQRAQVTSKWIT, encoded by the exons ATGGAGATCCTGGGCAAAGGCTCGGGGTGGTGCTTCTGCTCCCGCGGGGCCAAGCTGGAGCGGATCAAGTCCAGCCTCCTCGCCGCAAAGGGCGCCGCCGTAGCAGCCGTATCCTtccccagcggcggcggcggcggcggaggcggaggaggaggaggagctggaggcAAAGGTGGGAGTGGGTTCCTCATCCACCGCGGCCTCCTGCTCACCACGCACGGCACCATCCCATCGGCCGCCGCGGCGGGCATTGCTGAGGTCCGGCTCAGCCACGGCCGTCTCCTAGCTCGCCTGGTGCCGCAGAG GTTCTTTATTACCAGTTCTATTCTTGACCTTACAATAGTTGGCCTTGACGTCGTGGATGATGACCTGAGTTCACATGGGCAACAGCCTCATTTTTTGAAAACTTGCTTGAACCCCAGCTTGGACCTTGGCAGTACAGTTTTGCTACTGGGCCACAACAGAAATGATTTGGCTGTAGGAGAGGGGAAGGTTGTAATAGCTACAGACAACATTATAAAGTTCTCAGTTGATGAAGTCTTGTGGCATCCTGGATCTGCTGGGTTTGATATGCATGGCAATCTAGCTTTTATGGTCTGTGATCCCATGAAGATTGCACCTTCTACACCTAATGGGTATGCTGCTGCATCATCAACTGCCCTTTGTACATCAAAAAAGGATGTGCCCACACAGTTTGGGATCCCTATCCCTGCGGTATGTGAATGGTTAAAACAACACTGGAATGGTAGATTAGAAGATGTTAGCAAGCCGATGATGACTCCTGCACGATTGACAACCTCTGGAGAACGAAGTGGGCGTTCTTCCCTTGGTCATCTTCGTTATATTAAGTCCACAGAGGTAGAAGGTGGTgatgtcttgtcatcatcacagATGCCACCAAGACCAACATGGCAGCATGGAGCATGCAGTTCAGCATCTGCCAAGATTTCACATGGCGAAAAGGATTCGATTGGCTCACATTCTTTCCATGGGCAACATGAGCTGACCTCAAAAATTTGCAAACCTCAGAAAGAGCAAGTTACTTCACTTGTGGAGCATTCAAGATCTATTCGCCTACCCCTTCCCTTAAAGCAAATGATGCCCGATGAGAACAAGAATGAGGCGAACAGGCAAGCTCCACACAGAACACAACCATCTAATGTGCAAATGAACTGTGGCACTCTTCACAATGTTGCTTACCAAGAAAATTGCTGGAGTGAGGTGCAGTCCAGTTCCTCCCCACTTGCGATATCCGAATTAGGAGATGAGAAGAATGGTTTTAGCAGCGGAGAGGAGACAATGTACTCCGCTGAAACAAGGGAAAGCCGGAACATTCCAAGTCCAAAGGAAAAGAAAACCGAGATGGTTGGTAGATCACAGAGTTTTGTGAACCATAGCAAATGGGACTCGCCTAAAAGTGTTGAATCTTCTAGAGGGTTTCCTTCAAAGTCACAGACCTTCATTCCTTTAAGGAAACCACATCTGCAGGCTGCAGCCATTTCACAGAAGAGCCAAGATTATTTCAGCCCGACTGTCTCGTCGAACATGAAGAAGAGGAACTTGTCCCAAACTCCCATGAAACCCAGGCAGCGTGCTCAAGTTACCTCGAAGTGGATAACTTGA
- the LOC136476951 gene encoding GDT1-like protein 4, producing MRRSRVAFRPAAMPRHAGFAFAAAVVLLLAVSVPVSVSAADQAADGASGNGTGVGADRLDRRTKMFLHHTAGARAAGAQDTGLGLFDAFFASLSMIIVSEIGDETFIIAALMAMRHPKSTVLSGALSALVVMTVLSTGLGRIVPNLISRKHTNSAATVLYAFFGLRLLYIAWRSDSKASQKKEIEEVEEKLEAGQGKSTLRRVFSRFCTPIFLESFVLTFLAEWGDRSQIATIALATHKNAVGVATGATLGHTICTLIAVVGGSMLASKISQGTVATIGGLLFLGFSLSSYFYPPL from the exons ATGCGCAGATCTCGCGTCGCTTTCCGTCCCGCTGCGATGCCTAGGCACGCTGGCTTTGCCTTCGCCGCCGCCGTTGTTCTCCTCCTCGCGGTCTCCGTTCCAGTCTCCGTCTCCGCCGCCGACCAG GCTGCTGATGGCGCTTCCGGGAATGGCACTGGCGTCGGCGCCGACCGCCTCGACCGCCGCACCAAG ATGTTCCTCCACCACACGGCGGGGGCGCGGGCGGCTGGGGCGCAGGACACGGGCTTGGGGCTCTTCGACGCCTTCTTCGCCAGCCTGTCCATGATCATCGTTAGCGAG ATTGGCGATGAGACGTTTATCATCGCGGCGCTGATGGCGATGCGGCACCCCAAGTCGACGGTGCTCTCGGGCGCACTGTCTGCACTTGTCGTTATGACG GTACTGTCTACTGGACTAGGCAGAATCGTTCCGAATTTGATATCGAGGAAGCACACTAACAGCGCGGCGACAG TCCTCTATGCATTTTTTGGGCTACGGCTCCTGTACATTGCTTGGAGGTCAGATTCCAAGGCATCGCAGAAGAAGGAAATAGAAGAA GTAGAGGAAAAGCTGGAAGCAGGCCAAGGGAAGTCAACATTGAGACGTGTTTTCTCGAGATTCTGCACTCCTATTTTCCTGGAG TCATTTGTGTTGACCTTCTTGGCGGAGTGGGGTGACCGAAGTCAGATAGCTACAATAGCG CTGGCGACCCACAAAAATGCTGTTGGAGTTGCTACAGGAGCAACCTTGGGGCACACCATCTGCACGTTGATCGCGGTGGTGGGCGGCAGCATGCTGGCCTCCAAGATATCTCAGGGCACGGTCGCAACCATCGGAGGCCTCCTCTTCCTTGGGTTCTCTCTTTCGTCATATTTCTACCCACCATTGTAG